A stretch of Phoenix dactylifera cultivar Barhee BC4 chromosome 16, palm_55x_up_171113_PBpolish2nd_filt_p, whole genome shotgun sequence DNA encodes these proteins:
- the LOC103709819 gene encoding lipoyl synthase 1, chloroplastic isoform X2 produces the protein MFQKSLANPLVSPIPICSPKPRSQNSPRSAFIVRSNAVDSSKNLFESPAISKGPGGPYPGGMGLHTGRNPSVRKPEWLRQRAPQGEKFAKLQESLSKLKLNTVCVEAQCPNIGECWNGGGGAGGEGDGIATATIMLLGDTCTRGCRFCAVKTSRNPPPPDAMEPENTARAIASWGVEYIVLTSVDRDDLPDGGSGHFAKTVKAIKNLKPEILVECLTSDFRGDLEAVSTLVNSGLDVFAHNIETVRRLQRIVRDPRAGYEQSLSVLKHAKLCKEGMITKSSIMLGLGESDEEVQEAMADLRAIGVDILTLGQYLQPTPLHLTVKEYVTPEKFAFWKDYGESVGFRYVASGPMSRRAVCSKVGER, from the exons ATGTTTCAGAAATCGCTCGCCAATCCCTTGGTTTCGCCGATTCCAATCTGTTCTCCGAAGCCGAGATCCCAGAATTCCCCCAGATCTGCCTTTATTGTTCGATCTAATGCCGTGGATTCTTCGAAGAATTTGTTCGAGTCCCCGGCGATCTCGAAGGGGCCTGGGGGCCCGTATCCGGGAGGAATGGGACTGCACACGGGACGGAATCCGAGCGTGAGGAAGCCGGAGTGGTTGCGGCAGAGGGCGCCGCAAGGTGAGAAGTTTGCGAAGCTTCAAGAGTCTCTCTCCAAGTTGAAGCTGAATACTGTTTGCGTGGAAGCCCAATGCCCCAACATTGGAGAG TGTTggaatggaggaggaggagcaggaGGAGAAGGGGATGGTATTGCAACTGCAACTATCATGCTTCTAGGGGATACCTGCACCCGTGGATGTAGATTTTGTGCTGTGAAAACAAGCAGAAACCCACCACCACCAGATGCTATGGAACCTGAAAACACAGCTAGGGCAATTGCAAGTTGGGG TGTGGAATATATTGTATTGACTAGTGTTGATCGTGATGACCTTCCTGATGGTGGAAGTGGCCACTTTGCTAAGACAGTCAAAGCCATTAAG AACCTAAAGCCTGAAATTTTGGTCGAATGTTTAACTTCTGACTTTCGAGGCGATCTAGAGGCTGTGTCAACTTTGGTAAATTCTGGGCTAGACGTATTTGCCCACAACATCGAAACTGTTAGGCGCCTGCAGAGAATTGTTAGAGATCCTCGAGCAGG GTATGAGCAGAGCTTGTCTGTTCTGAAGCATGCAAAGCTTTGCAAGGAAGGGATGATTACAAAGTCCTCTATAATGCTAGGACTTGGAGAATCAGATGAGGAGGTTCAGGAAGCTATGGCTGATTTAAGGGCCATTGGTGTTGATATTCTGACTTTAGGACAGTATTTGCAG CCTACACCCTTGCACCTGACTGTCAAAGAATATGTGACTCCTGAGAAGTTTGCTTTCTGGAAGGATTATGGGGAATCTGTTGGTTTCCGTTATGTTGCCAGTGGACCAATG AGCAGGCGAGCTGTTTGTTCAAAAGTTGGCGAGAGGTAA
- the LOC103709851 gene encoding pentatricopeptide repeat-containing protein At3g53360, mitochondrial-like, with amino-acid sequence MESTPPPSLPDKLSSYLKCRAIDPRAVHGLFHKLGCLCSTFLSNNLLHAYVSRSMIVDARKLFDVMPQRNVVTWSMMISGFAQIGNLKDAIFLLREMLGSRIPESEDGDGLLPNKFTFGSIVTGCARANDLGTGVQIHCDIIKFGVESDTFVAGALIDMYSKCGKVKESWNVFDQTPNKDVVSWTAMITSLANCGQHQLWDYAFKLFKDMICRGIQPVGMTFASLVKTFNEPMKLSQAKQAHGCMVKLGIEVDDLMGSALIAMYGRCGGTDEVIRLSDRINHDVVSRTSLLVAYMQNGFNVEAINVFCKMIEEKFMMDVFVFASVIGACSMLEELGMGKEIHCHALRKGFTSDVSVCNALITLYGRCGEIRKAQRVFQLMGDKDMISWSAILTCHSQNGYGEEALLLFRQMLQEGLSPPIFCITSAIRACSTTVSLSVGQQIHSRIVKMEIVDNLSVENSLITMYAKCGRIEVAKRVFNSMTNRDIVSWNALIAGYSQHGYETEALELFNQMQKEGVRPNGYTFTGLLVSCSRVGLIAEGCRYFELMSSEYGLEPIMEHYACMVDLFGRAGRLHDAMEFIDAMPWEPDQLVWEALLASCKVHGNVELANFAAKKILQMRPEEPSPYVILSCIHASMGVWDTKARFHAMMKDQGLQKEPGRSWIEAQEYSEDIFNMLQVGGF; translated from the coding sequence ATGGAGTCCACCCCACCACCCAGTCTTCCAGACAAGCTTTCCTCCTATCTCAAATGCCGGGCCATCGACCCAAGAGCCGTCCATGGCCTCTTTCATAAGCTGGGCTGCCTGTGCTCCACTTTCCTCTCCAACAACCTTCTCCATGCATATGTTTCACGATCGATGATCGTCGATGCTCGCAAGCTGTTCGACGTAATGCCCCAAAGGAATGTTGTCACTTGGTCTATGATGATTTCTGGCTTTGCTCAAATAGGTAATCTCAAGGATGCCATCTTTCTGCTCAGAGAAATGCTAGGTAGCAGAATTCCGGAGAGCGAGGACGGAGATGGTCTCCTCCCAAACAAATTCACTTTTGGCAGCATTGTCACGGGTTGTGCTCGTGCTAATGACTTAGGAACAGGGGTCCAAATCCACTGTGACATAATTAAATTCGGAGTCGAGTCTGATACATTTGTGGCAGGTGCACTGATTGACATGTATTCCAAGTGCGGGAAGGTCAAAGAATCATGGAACGTCTTTGATCAGACTCCAAATAAGGATGTAGTGTCTTGGACTGCTATGATCACTTCCTTAGCCAATTGCGGGCAGCATCAATTATGGGATTATGCATTCAAGCTTTTCAAGGACATGATCTGCAGGGGGATTCAGCCAGTTGGCATGACATTTGCTAGTCTGGTCAAGACTTTCAATGAACCTATGAAGCTAAGCCAAGCAAAGCAGGCACATGGATGCATGGTGAAGCTTGGGATTGAAGTGGATGATCTTATGGGAAGTGCTCTGATTGCAATGTATGGGAGGTGTGGGGGAACGGATGAAGTTATTAGACTCTCTGACAGAATAAACCATGATGTGGTTTCACGAACTTCGCTGCTAGTGGCTTACATGCAGAATGGATTTAATGTAGAGGCAATCAATGTGTTCTGTAAGATGATAGAGGAGAAGTTTATGATGGATGTATTTGTGTTCGCAAGTGTAATTGGTGCTTGTTCAATGCTGGAGGAATTAGGAATGGGAAAAGAGATCCATTGTCATGCTCTGAGGAAAGGTTTCACATCAGATGTATCAGTTTGCAATGCTTTAATCACACTATATGGAAGATGTGGTGAAATTAGAAAGGCCCAGAGAGTGTTTCAGTTGATGGGGGATAAGGATATGATCTCTTGGTCAGCAATATTGACATGCCATAGTCAGAATGGTTATGGGGAAGAAGCCCTCCTGTTGTTTAGGCAAATGCTTCAGGAAGGACTGAGCCCACCCATCTTTTGCATCACCAGTGCCATACGGGCATGTTCTACAACAGTGAGCCTTTCGGTGGGTCAGCAGATACACTCAAGGATTGTGAAAATGGAGATTGTTGACAACCTCTCTGTGGAGAATTCTCTTATAACAATGTATGCCAAGTGTGGAAGAATTGAAGTGGCAAAAAGAGTTTTCAACTCCATGACAAATAGAGACATTGTctcttggaatgccctaatTGCAGGTTATTCACAGCATGGTTATGAGACAGAGGCTCTAGAACTGTTCAACCAAATGCAGAAAGAAGGTGTTCGACCCAATGGCTATACTTTCACTGGACTATTAGTCTCTTGCAGTCGAGTGGGCCTAATTGCTGAGGGTTGTAGGTACTTCGAACTTATGAGCTCAGAGTATGGATTGGAACCCATAATGGAGCACTATGCCTGTATGGTTGACCTATTCGGCCGTGCTGGTAGGCTTCATGATGCCATGGAGTTCATTGATGCGATGCCCTGGGAGCCAGACCAGTTGGTTTGGGAAGCCTTGCTTGCATCATGCAAGGTCCATGGAAATGTAGAGCTTGCAAACTTTGCGGCAAAAAAGATATTGCAGATGAGACCAGAAGAGCCTTCCCCTTACGTCATATTATCTTGTATTCATGCTTCCATGGGTGTGTGGGATACAAAGGCTCGCTTTCATGCTATGATGAAAGATCAAGGGCTGCAAAAGGAGCCTGGAAGAAGTTGGATTGAAGCCCAGGAGTATTCAGAAGATATATTTAACATGTTGCAAGTTggaggattttga
- the LOC103709819 gene encoding lipoyl synthase 1, chloroplastic isoform X1, giving the protein MFQKSLANPLVSPIPICSPKPRSQNSPRSAFIVRSNAVDSSKNLFESPAISKGPGGPYPGGMGLHTGRNPSVRKPEWLRQRAPQGEKFAKLQESLSKLKLNTVCVEAQCPNIGECWNGGGGAGGEGDGIATATIMLLGDTCTRGCRFCAVKTSRNPPPPDAMEPENTARAIASWGVEYIVLTSVDRDDLPDGGSGHFAKTVKAIKNLKPEILVECLTSDFRGDLEAVSTLVNSGLDVFAHNIETVRRLQRIVRDPRAGYEQSLSVLKHAKLCKEGMITKSSIMLGLGESDEEVQEAMADLRAIGVDILTLGQYLQPTPLHLTVKEYVTPEKFAFWKDYGESVGFRYVASGPMVRSSYRAGELFVQKLARGNKTKDVPCES; this is encoded by the exons ATGTTTCAGAAATCGCTCGCCAATCCCTTGGTTTCGCCGATTCCAATCTGTTCTCCGAAGCCGAGATCCCAGAATTCCCCCAGATCTGCCTTTATTGTTCGATCTAATGCCGTGGATTCTTCGAAGAATTTGTTCGAGTCCCCGGCGATCTCGAAGGGGCCTGGGGGCCCGTATCCGGGAGGAATGGGACTGCACACGGGACGGAATCCGAGCGTGAGGAAGCCGGAGTGGTTGCGGCAGAGGGCGCCGCAAGGTGAGAAGTTTGCGAAGCTTCAAGAGTCTCTCTCCAAGTTGAAGCTGAATACTGTTTGCGTGGAAGCCCAATGCCCCAACATTGGAGAG TGTTggaatggaggaggaggagcaggaGGAGAAGGGGATGGTATTGCAACTGCAACTATCATGCTTCTAGGGGATACCTGCACCCGTGGATGTAGATTTTGTGCTGTGAAAACAAGCAGAAACCCACCACCACCAGATGCTATGGAACCTGAAAACACAGCTAGGGCAATTGCAAGTTGGGG TGTGGAATATATTGTATTGACTAGTGTTGATCGTGATGACCTTCCTGATGGTGGAAGTGGCCACTTTGCTAAGACAGTCAAAGCCATTAAG AACCTAAAGCCTGAAATTTTGGTCGAATGTTTAACTTCTGACTTTCGAGGCGATCTAGAGGCTGTGTCAACTTTGGTAAATTCTGGGCTAGACGTATTTGCCCACAACATCGAAACTGTTAGGCGCCTGCAGAGAATTGTTAGAGATCCTCGAGCAGG GTATGAGCAGAGCTTGTCTGTTCTGAAGCATGCAAAGCTTTGCAAGGAAGGGATGATTACAAAGTCCTCTATAATGCTAGGACTTGGAGAATCAGATGAGGAGGTTCAGGAAGCTATGGCTGATTTAAGGGCCATTGGTGTTGATATTCTGACTTTAGGACAGTATTTGCAG CCTACACCCTTGCACCTGACTGTCAAAGAATATGTGACTCCTGAGAAGTTTGCTTTCTGGAAGGATTATGGGGAATCTGTTGGTTTCCGTTATGTTGCCAGTGGACCAATG GTTCGGTCTTCCTATAGAGCAGGCGAGCTGTTTGTTCAAAAGTTGGCGAGAGGTAACAAGACAAAGGATGTACCCTGTGAATCTTAA